The DNA window gagtagtaacagggcacagagacggatcttgcgtgaggggaacaattttccaggaggaccatctgttctgagggtcttcgttcttagctaaaaagaatttgttaggtgaaagaaggacctctcccgaaggaaggaactcaatatgacccgggtctcttgataaagctgccagttcagaaattcttgccccagaagccaaactcacaaggaaaagtgttttcctgagaaggggaatgtagtcacaagaactgttaatggtatcagaagccaatttgagtacatcattcagGAACCAGGttaccggggtaggacgagtaaccggtttcagtctggcacaggctttcggaattgaagctaacaaagagtcggttaagtctatgtcaAAACCCACTagaaagatctttttcaaggcagatttaatagtggtgatggtattggctgccagacctgattctaataaagttctaaagaaagtgactgtaaggttcaagttcatacagtgtacgtctgagtctatcaaaaatttagccaactttttaaccgcagaatcatattggcggatggtggaatcccgtttatctgattctaagaacagggtgttttgaggatcgatattggcaccatgcatggccgcaaacttcatgaagtccataaagttagggcgctctgaatgtttgagaaagcgtacacaacgcgtgtttgtactatctgagacagaaccggattgggtatcgggtgaggatgtagtctcaactctcgcaggagaggataccaattgctcttgggccagttgggtgcgaccaaggctactcgtcccttgaaggatctcagcttgtctaggactttcagtaaaagattcaccgggggaaagagataaatcctttcccagatgtcccaattctgtgacatagcgtctgtggcgtaggcctgagggtctagattgggagccacatatactctcaacttgtggttggactccgtggcgaagaggtccacttggagacccggaacccgagagagaatccaccggaatgactttagatcgagtgaccattccgattctagaggggaggtccgggacaaggcgtctgccactacgttccggactcccgccaggtggacagctgaaagatgccaacggttcgaggctgctagggagaatatggctactagaacatggttcagaggccctgattttgatccgcctctgttgaggcagcggaccaccacttcgctgtcgagaaccagacgaaggtgttgtctcttgggtggagcgagacgtttcagggttagaagaactgccatggcctccagcacattgatgtgaaattggcggaataagggagaccaaagaccttgaactttcctgagctgagaatagcctccccaacctgatagggatgcgtccgtgtgaatgattaacttcggaggcggaaatcgaaggggaacagactttgacagattgttggcccttgtccaaggtagaagtctttcccggagaatgggaggaaggcggactttcctgtcccggagcttccggttcgccctcgaacgccagacacgattgatatctttcaattttgccttcagaagtagatccgtcactgaagcaaattgaagggaccctaggatcctctcttggagtcgtctggaacttactttgtctttgagaaagcgtttggtgttcattgcaatctctaacctcttgggtttgggaagacacagagtatgagatataagatcccattgcaggccgagccattggaactttgatttcggaagaagacgggacttcttgaagttgatctggaagcctagagattgaaggtattggatgactctgtgagtggcttttaggcaattttgggaggtgtctgaccaaatgagccagtcgtccagataggctactacttgaatcccttgatttctgagttcctgaacagcaacttctgctaactttgtgaagatccttggggcgatgttgagcccgaaaggcatcaccttgaaggagtaatttttgtcccctaggcggaagcctagatacggacggaagtgtctcgctatcgggacgtgataataggcgtctgtaagatcgatagaggtggtgacggccccacggggaagtaaggtccgcacctgcgagacggtaagcattcgaaacttgtcgcattgaatggacaagttgagaagggataggtctagaatcactcttctcttgtccgaatccttcttcgggacactgaacagccgaccctgaaacttcaggtgtttcgtttcttgtatggcgttcttttgtaacaggtcctggacaaattcgactaggtccggagtggaatgttgatgaaatctgttcggaggtggaggtccttgaatccaactccaccccagtcccttggagatgatactgaaagcccagggactgaacctccatttgttgcggaaggcataaagcctcccccctacccgctgcacctcagtattggtttgaggagttgcctccacgtccgcctcggaagttctttcccttgcgaaagaatctacctctacctctgttctggtttgaaccacggtggtagcctctacctctgttataactctgggaagagccttgagcctcataagactggttaaaggctggagaggtggtggaggcaccgggaagctggctcttagggagcagaacggtgacatagtcgtccgatgaaggagcctaagaggtggaaggctgtgcaggagcagcaggagatggaggaagaggctgacggaaaacagacgaactactctgctgttgccggaactgggtggaggtatacgggcggagcttcttcctaccccgggcttggtaatttgcgggatcatatttccgcttaggagtcaaaccccaacgggctttaaggctctgattaaccctagtagcctctgccaagacttcctccacaagatcctcagggaaaagatttgaaccccagcaagaggaccggataagtttattaggctcgtgcctaatagtcgcctcagccaggacgtgtttgcggcacctacgtttagcagtagcaaagtcatataaatcgaaatataacgactgcaaagtagccttattgagagacttaaagatactctcagtatcataagttaaggctatcgactccgtagacgtggccaagttcaaagtccgaccaacacgtaggcgggaatcatactcctgtttaataagagattccgggagacggggaagccgttcactaaacataactgaagcacagtccgctgttagcttgccagaagtaaaagtggtatggacattgtcccaacactcattacctgcaggaagaaggagggagatcggatccacctctcggatgggaggcaagggcttctcctccagagcatattggaaagcaagctctgcaaccttattgacgcatggagtcacggtgttcttgtccattaagaacattgtgaaagaactcttataaggcgtcaacatggtattggtgcaaccaatatcattcagaaacctagcccaaacagattgggcttgttcttttgggaaaatgacagtctctttggggaccttatccagccgaaccagagcttcctcggtaagcctggcataaccatgaaatggaaatgcgagaccaggaggaaagaattcaaaatcctctagaggacgagtaccaagaccttccaatgttaacatcccatctgagaatggggaatgaagagccatgcgccaagggttattcttggtaaacggcggaagcttagaggcatccgggatgagagagctttgaactcgctccggagcaccttgctctaatgccccaagtctctgaccaatgttagagaacatcgtgtccatcttggcctgcatttccgacacaatcttagattgcatctccgacacgatgcgaagcatggctgattcggaaaggcccgggctgggagcagaagtggcgggttgtactcccgggtcgtgagacttagaggaggagccggaagccttagatgacgggtttgtattagacttggaactatgggaagccttgtggggcttacgagcttttggcaaagttctagatgtagacttatctttggggggaaccgggtgtgatcgatgagacgaatcacggtccccagaaaaaccatggaaagaagagagatcagatgaagaagaaagagcggggctgaggataggaatctcagcgccggtaacacctgcctcacttaccaccctacctgcatccggatcatccaacaacataggttcaacgtccaggttcatggaagccacattgtcttccagatctccgggggcatccaacggatcttgttcctggtcgatgaatcccgctatggtggcatcaatgtcggcaatgatgggtgccgcaacatgcctagccacagcggctgaagacttggcattagggtagatcatggcacagtagtcttcagataggacgtaaggctgtttagatttcacgtttcgggcaaatcccccaacccacactttcagtgtggcccgagccgcagtcttctgctccggggatgcctgaaataatagtgggaattacaaaaaggaagattcccggcaGTCCTTCAAGAcgatagaaatcttactaaatagtgtatttataccaaaaaaggtaaaataattagaaaggcaacatagccaacgggactcaccgaatcagatccgagggtggtgatgaggtcaaaacagaccatactgttatcagggtgccagaccacgatgtcctccagctgaactccgcagagggcgtgagacctacatacagtatggccacaaggctgatgaagaacagccgcacaagccgtcgtctgacaatgcaccatctataaaaagaatagtatatgagaaactgtaattctcttaagtaggggcgggtccggaggacccgggactaaacatgagtctaacttaagactagagcttaactgtaatactcttaagtaggggcgggtccggaggacccgggcctaaacataagtctaacttaagactagagtatagctatccattccggtcgagccgggatcataaagaaggatgcaacaaagaattaagacacatgatgtctgatttcccggagcgaggttaagccccgggccgggaaataaaagtacatccataaaccaatacatataggaactccggaatagtgatctgtcatatataatcatatataatcataggaactgttataaattaagaggggggcggaactgtagataagaaccgccaacagaacccggagggtttcgtataacataataaaagtgtgataggtaaatataaaatagggtgcaccgggatcctactctgttgaccggtggccaacccgtctagacagagacgaaaccgccgggacacccggaggacaaagtctataaacactgaactaccccctctaaaaggagggaaggcaacggtcccctaggggaggggggagagaagcctagccacccacctagcgagagggggagcttgggggaggatcacgtgatacggagcagcagggctaccaactgacgatccccaaacacagatcatacggagtaataagcacaaatattcattataaaagtaatagcgttgaaaaatatataaatatacacataaaaaattagggcaaggcatgcaacataataaataaatcccaaaggacaacaacctgatggcttatataataaaattgccgcccagtaacgaaggtcggcaagccatctacgatacgtaactgatatcggccctaaatatgaaccacaagggttctaaacgctaaataatgaatatccacaataaaacatataaaatttaaactaataataaaattaatacacttagtaacaccgcgagtgaaactaaagctctcaaaacaggagtaccaactgtaagcggaatcgagcaagaccgagatgatcgaagagaataaactcctataatttaaatattaaacgatctagattgctcaaaacacagcaaaacatagcttggtacttaacttagacggtgtctcctgggaaaccgatgaagaagccataatccagtgaaaaataaggcaaaacacgagagcacaaaaaagcgggttacaacacaggcgtgctaaaaaggagttgggttctgagcggatgcagagttggtggtgccgagtgaggttgaacggctctttgtcgtggatgaatctaaatagtgcgggacctctggattatacgcccaattttataccgacaccaataggtgagcgagctagttaacctagcactcctttacattttttctctggtatatttagcagtaaattacctaagaataagtgctaataggagcttattcactggccggcacaggttcaagcccagaactGTATTTATTGAAGCGAAATAAAatgggaatatttaaaaaaaattttaattttacgggTAATTGTCGATTAAACtaggcttctggagaagaagcaatatgaacatcaggagagattTATAGGAATAATTAACCATTCATAAAACGGCAGGACAAAGCCCAATTCAAGTTATGCTAGCCTAATCATAGTTGTAGATCATAAGGCTTGGTAAATTTTTCCCTTTATTTCATAAcccttactgtacatatatatattacacttatgcAAAATATATCCAGAGTGAAAAACGAATGGCACCGGTAATTTAAAACCCCAACATTCAATAGCTTCACTACAATTATGAAAAGGGGAAAGTTTTAGGCTAAGCtggctaaaataaaaatataaatctagATTTAATAATCAACACAGGCTAAGCCagataaaatataaacataaatctaAATATGTTAATAAATTTGAAAAAGGTTACCAAACGTTAACACTGGGTAGAGAAAACATCTAAGGCCCAACCATATTTAAATGATGCAGGCAAACCTGTTAAAAAAGTCAACAGAATCAGTATGTTAAAAAAGTCAACAGAATCAGTATACAATAAAACAAAGATTTCAATAATCACTTAACTGCCAGTGTAAAACTTACATCAAATCATAACATTAATttaatgaaaagaaggaaaatctGATTACTATTAACTGTTTGTCTTCTTATTCCACTTAAACAACAAGTGTTGTAGCTGGAAGATCGACAAATCTAAAAATGTCAGTTGGGTGCAAATTGATGTCTTTGCAGAATGTCCTCAAACTGGGATAATTGTTCCTTTCTATGAGGCAATGATGTAATGATGTCATTGATAAGAGATGGATTTCAGCAACTTAGGTGGTGTGTAGAGTTCTAGTGGCCCTGAACTAAAGGGTCTCCCTTATATACCCCAAGTCTGTGCTTGGCATATTaatacactggccctagagcagggaaGTCAATATTTTTTTGGTATCTATGACaaattggattccctgttctagcctttcacaggaaagtcCTTGAAGACTGTACAGCACTTTAACCCAAATTATCTCCTGGCTTTAGTTAAATGATCATGCTCAGAGTAACAATGTATGGTATAAGTTACTTCCTAAAAAAATACCAATGCTATAGTTACTTTTATTTGATAAGATTTCCTTGGAAATTAATAATGAACTACAAAATAGTGACTTGTAGCTTCAGTGTCACTTTTATTTCTAGATTATTCATTTATATCTCTACTAGTGGATAACCTTTACAAAGAAAAATACTAGAAATCATGCACCTAAACTCATTTCCCTAAAATTTTGGACCACAATGCTTCCTCTTCACTGTCTTCCCCTTCATCATCTGACCCAAAATTTGTCCGCTTCTTCTGGGGTTCTTGAACAACTGCACTTGACGATGGTTGATCAATTTCTTTTCCAGATATATGACTTGCTTGAGATGATTCCTCTACAGTTTCTGCAATTTCATCAATGGGCTTTTTTGCTTTCATTCCAAATAAACGTTCATATTCTTCAATACTCCCAATAATTGGTACACCTGGATCTGGGATCTTTTTTGGGGATATAAAAGGTTTTTCAGATGTTGTTATTACTTTGGTGGCTTTatcttttttctgaatttttttccttATACGGCTCAGCATTTTGCTGCTCGATACGACTTTTTGAACTTTTTCACTCTGCAGCCACCTCATACTCCAGCTAGATCCTCCTATGTCAATGTCGTCCATTTGATTAGTATCTGAACTGGAATTGGCTTCAATTACTCCAATGATTTCAGTGTCCTGGCTAATTTTCTTTTGTTCTATACTTGCATCATGTAtctcattattttcaaatttttcagtTGATGGAGATGCATCCAATCTATGTGCAACATTATCTTTTGGACTCTGTACTCTAGAATCTATTGAAGTCTCTTCTTTGGAAGAAACAGAACTTATTCCCCAACTAGTGCACGTATCATCATCATTTGTCTGCTCACTAATTTCCTTTTGATTTATATGTGAGTCTCCCTCCTTCTCTTTAGATGGACTCTGTGCACTTTCTATCAGAGTCTTCTTTAAGAGGCCAATGCCTTCCATAGCAAGTACATCTTTTGgtttatcttttttcttcttttcttttttagtcCATGATTTACCTGGAGCTTCCATTTCAACTTTCTTGGACCGAGTAACACGCTTTCGAATAAGTCCTGTATTAATTCTGATTGGTTCAGTTTCTCTATTTTCATGAATTTCTTCCAAATCTTCTTTTCTACAGCTACCATCATCTTCATCCTCACTAAATGTAAGCTCATCAGCTCCTTTATAAAAGTCATCTGTTGAAGGTCTGTTACAACTGCCATCATCATTATCTGTCAAGTATCCAGCTCCTGTCTCTTCCTTATCAACACTATAATTTTCAGTTCTCTGTTCTGTTTGTTTATGTTCGTTCCAATCCCCTCCTTTCCCTGTTTCTTGCttgtcttctttaatttctttaacttCAGACTCCCTAATTACTTCCATCATTTCATGGCTGGGTTCCTCGTGCATAGCCTTCCCCTCTGGAGATTTTACTTTCATGGAATCATGGGTAAAATGCACTACCTTGGGTTTGGAAGAAGGAATTTGTTGGTCTTCATTGAATGACTCTTGATTGCTTTCTTGTTCTTCGTTATAAGATTCCTGTAAATGTTCGAGTATAACCTTCTGTGTCCTTATCTCATGAGGCTTCAGATGATCCTTTTTAACAGTTGGATCCTGTTCTTTCGCTGCATGTGATGTTCCAGGTGGAGCTTCTTTGTTGGCCAGTTCAACAGTTGAGTCACTTTGATTGGCAATTACATTTGGTTGAGCATAATCCTTTTGGTAAGTTGTTTCATTTGTTATATCTAAgcatgttttttcatattcttgTTCAACTGTGTTTATCTTCATATCTAAACCATGTTGACTTTCAGAAAATTCATAATTCTTTGgcaaaagattttcttttatctGATCATTGTCTGAAGTAACATCTACTCGACCAATAGTACCTCTGTTTTCATCTGCCGTACTGAGAGTATTGGCAGCAATTAAACCTTGGTCTTCACCATGTAAACTTTCATTTGTAATGTAATTTCTGTCCTCTCCAATCTCTTCACTTTTGTTACGAGACTCAACTTCTATTATTTTATCtcgattatttttttcttcaatagcaCTTTCTCCCTTTTCAATTAAATCTTCAGTTCTACTTTCTACTCCACTATTTTCTGTGATAACCTGCAATCTCTTTGTACTATCTTTGCTTGGCTTCTGCATAATATCAGCATCTATCTCCTTACTGCAAGTCTGATctaatgataaacatttactgagaGAGTTCAgctcatcattacttttattactaagTTTTAATTCTAATTCAGAAGTGCCCATACTGGCTTGATTTTTATTATTCATGGAAGCACCAGGTTTATATAAATGTGTACTATCATCACAGGGTGTAGATATTTCTTTCCCTTTGGAATATTTACCCACTTTTTTAGCATGAATCTGTTCTCGTTTCTCAACTAAAACAGATTTTGTTTTGACATCGTTCATTTCTTGTTCACTGTCAGAGCTTATCAAAATTTCATCAGAAGGCATCTTTGGGCTATCTAAATTAATTATATCATCAGGTTCTTTGAGTTCTCCTTTACTAGGAGGAATTGCCACATCCGAAGTCTTTACTTCTTTACCAATACCAAGAGAACTGGATTTTAAAGGCAAATCATCTAAATCAACATTTTGAGTAATGCTTGGTATAGTTTTCTTTTGAAGGGAGAAACTAATACTTGCTCTTTCATAATTGTGACCCTTTATTGGTAATGGTTTCTTTGAGTTCAAAGCAGTGTTCTTTGTAGGATCGCCAGTATTATCATCAAAATCCTCCTCTGAATCTACAAACTCAATGTCACAACTCTGTCCCCagttatcttcctcttctttttgcTGCTTATTATTACTAGACGGCAATGAAACAATGCCACTACTCATTTTTGCATTTCCAGAAGTACGATTATCCCTTCTTGTTCTTTTTGATGTCCTTCCTACATCTCTCTTTCTCCTGTCAGTACTCCTAGATCGGGATCTACTTTTGGTCCTACTTCTACttctacctctacctctacctctacccCTTTTCCTAACAGGACTCCTTGAATAACTCCTGCTGTAGCTCCTCGAGCGACTTCGACTTGTGTAGCTTCGCGATGATGAGTAATAACTAGCACTAGAAATGTCACTGGGACTACATGCTCCCTCCTCTTCCTCATCACTATCTAATTCACCCTCTTCTTTTTCTGACACTGCCTCACCTTCTTCTCTCTCTGATATTGCTTCACCCTCTTCTTTCTCACGTACAATTTCACCATCTTCACCCTTTTTATCGTCATTTTGCAAATTGTCTTCCTTGGCTTTATTTTCATCAATAGACTCTCCATCCTTACTTATTTCACTTTTCTGTAATGCTTTAGCTTTTCCTTCATCTTCTGATGATTTGCGTTGTCTATACGATCTATTTTTCTTAGCCCGTTTCATTCTCTCTTCAAATTCTTTacgtgttattttctttttcttatgctgTCTTTTATCAGAACTTCTGTCTCTTCTGGATTTCTTTTCAATTTCTTCTTCACTGTCTATCATCTCGGTACTTCTTTGTCTTTTGCTTCCTCTTCTCCGATGATGTTCTTTTTTGTGACCACTTCTGCTATGCTTGCCATCATCATCTCTATGCCTCTTCTCCTCAGTTGACTTCTTTTTATCCACTTCCTTATCACCTTTACTATTTTGACCCTCGACAGCTTCAGTACCTTTTTCCACCTTGACAGCACTAACTGCATTTGCTACCTGACTTGTTGGTGCTGTAGTTCCCATTAGAGCTACAATTGCATCTTCTGTGAGAGCTTTTCCATCATCACCTTTTTCTAGCATTGTTTTGATAATTCTTGCGCTCATCTGCAGCTCTAAAAGTTCCAAAACACTTTTACCACCTGATGAGTTCTTAGTCCCTGAACTGTCAGCATCCTGATCTTCAACTTTTATAGTTTTCAATAGGTATGCTGGAATTCCTTGATTACTACCAATGTTTTCACCactgaaaagaaacaatgaaaaaattattataatatacatacaaactaCTGAATGGAATTGTTTCAAGTACAATTTCAtggtattttgaaaaaaagaatgaaaattatgaGTTTTAATACTGTATTTAAAATGAACTAAAATGGCAGATAAATAAAgcaattgttttttatattaaagaaaGAATAATTGTGAAATACAACCTATCTCTTATATTTAATTATGTTGATAAAAACTTCACCAGATGCTTCATACACACTTAAATAGAAGAACATGTATTTAGTTAGTAATACAACACATCTGTGGCTGAGTACAAGATTAGTAAGGCTGTATCCTCTGACCCATAAGCTGTAAAAGATTGACCAAGCAGGGACATGAGGTCCCATAATAAACAatgaatttgaaagaaaaaaaccaGAATTCCTGACTCGGAAACATTAGGGGATGCTAAACTAAGCTTTTGCTTTTGAATTACTCATTAACACCAATTTCTATGAAGGACAAAAATTAAGAATATTTGTGAGACAGAAGACTTCAACAGGTAAAGgcactaaaagtaaaaaaagacgAGCTTTAATATAATCAATTTTAAAAATACTGTAAGTAGTTTTTCTTAGTCATACAAACCAGAGTTCTATATAAACAAGAATTGTCTTCAGGAGAGATGAACAAACTGTTGAAATCATTAACAAAGTACTGTAGTTAATATATGTGATGAGCATGGGAAAGTAGCCCTGCCCACTCTCTTGCTCTGCTGTCAAAGACTTTTCACTTTTGACCTTCGGCTCAGGACTGAGaagggtggttgaggtgggaagtttaactttaaagggCTCAGGCTTGTTTAACTAGGAAAATGCGAATTATTTTTAACCTCTTAATTCCTTCCTGTGTATGAAATCCTTTAGGAAATTTTAAATAAGCAGACTCACATTCTGATGCTGTACagaaatatcttgattatggtcACAACGTTTGTgggattagccttgattttagtgttgaaTTTGATTGTCTTAATTATGAAACACTAGTTTTAAAACTTaaaaccttaaaatttctcttagcattattattgaatttta is part of the Palaemon carinicauda isolate YSFRI2023 chromosome 15, ASM3689809v2, whole genome shotgun sequence genome and encodes:
- the LOC137654601 gene encoding myb-like protein X, which codes for MMETCPKDPRSHEPWWNDGCEDMHRREWEARICFEKNPSLAASKAFRKLQRHFSKVVLSAQRSYGYKMQRVQAQFGTDFPLTEENVPAQEGIKIKEKKKKKKSSKDDGTESEADNLDLKQEIFSLSHYISDQEELVNQMFSIIKGPKLEAMLPPMLRSIPLIELKNLCLHELRGMSKKRIICTMNGQEMDGSSESEEEEEEKDKAVAISNKNEDSPLKKTVPDTGKSGENIGSNQGIPAYLLKTIKVEDQDADSSGTKNSSGGKSVLELLELQMSARIIKTMLEKGDDGKALTEDAIVALMGTTAPTSQVANAVSAVKVEKGTEAVEGQNSKGDKEVDKKKSTEEKRHRDDDGKHSRSGHKKEHHRRRGSKRQRSTEMIDSEEEIEKKSRRDRSSDKRQHKKKKITRKEFEERMKRAKKNRSYRQRKSSEDEGKAKALQKSEISKDGESIDENKAKEDNLQNDDKKGEDGEIVREKEEGEAISEREEGEAVSEKEEGELDSDEEEEGACSPSDISSASYYSSSRSYTSRSRSRSYSRSYSRSPVRKRGRGRGRGRSRSRTKSRSRSRSTDRRKRDVGRTSKRTRRDNRTSGNAKMSSGIVSLPSSNNKQQKEEEDNWGQSCDIEFVDSEEDFDDNTGDPTKNTALNSKKPLPIKGHNYERASISFSLQKKTIPSITQNVDLDDLPLKSSSLGIGKEVKTSDVAIPPSKGELKEPDDIINLDSPKMPSDEILISSDSEQEMNDVKTKSVLVEKREQIHAKKVGKYSKGKEISTPCDDSTHLYKPGASMNNKNQASMGTSELELKLSNKSNDELNSLSKCLSLDQTCSKEIDADIMQKPSKDSTKRLQVITENSGVESRTEDLIEKGESAIEEKNNRDKIIEVESRNKSEEIGEDRNYITNESLHGEDQGLIAANTLSTADENRGTIGRVDVTSDNDQIKENLLPKNYEFSESQHGLDMKINTVEQEYEKTCLDITNETTYQKDYAQPNVIANQSDSTVELANKEAPPGTSHAAKEQDPTVKKDHLKPHEIRTQKVILEHLQESYNEEQESNQESFNEDQQIPSSKPKVVHFTHDSMKVKSPEGKAMHEEPSHEMMEVIRESEVKEIKEDKQETGKGGDWNEHKQTEQRTENYSVDKEETGAGYLTDNDDGSCNRPSTDDFYKGADELTFSEDEDDGSCRKEDLEEIHENRETEPIRINTGLIRKRVTRSKKVEMEAPGKSWTKKEKKKKDKPKDVLAMEGIGLLKKTLIESAQSPSKEKEGDSHINQKEISEQTNDDDTCTSWGISSVSSKEETSIDSRVQSPKDNVAHRLDASPSTEKFENNEIHDASIEQKKISQDTEIIGVIEANSSSDTNQMDDIDIGGSSWSMRWLQSEKVQKVVSSSKMLSRIRKKIQKKDKATKVITTSEKPFISPKKIPDPGVPIIGSIEEYERLFGMKAKKPIDEIAETVEESSQASHISGKEIDQPSSSAVVQEPQKKRTNFGSDDEGEDSEEEALWSKILGK